A region from the Streptomyces lydicus genome encodes:
- a CDS encoding COG1470 family protein, whose product MPFRTRTAVSGVVLATAAVLPCSAAAAARPAAAPAPPGWSAAPAPGDGAAPGTPDRPYFYLEGAPGTVISDRLSLSNPTGHTVTVRLRGSTPGAWLTLASTEVKVPPRTRASVPFTVTVPRDAAPGERSGSLRATGGRGSGAGGRGAVPVHLRVTGAALSALSVENVSVGGRGGPGGRGERGGAAVIRYTLVNRGNTVLTPRLAVHADGLFGPVLRRATRTLPVALRPGQSVDLTEKWADPPGLDAADVRLVVTAGGGAHGSATATYTAVPWGVVAGPAVLLAAGGGGLVVLRRRRRGTGAGGVRGTKSAPETAGDARPSEGGRTDAAGQLASTGPGARS is encoded by the coding sequence ATGCCCTTCCGTACCCGCACAGCGGTCAGCGGCGTGGTCCTCGCGACCGCCGCCGTGCTGCCGTGCTCCGCCGCGGCCGCGGCCCGGCCGGCCGCCGCCCCGGCGCCACCGGGCTGGTCCGCGGCGCCCGCGCCCGGTGACGGCGCCGCGCCCGGTACACCGGACCGCCCGTACTTCTACCTGGAGGGCGCGCCGGGCACCGTCATCAGCGACCGGCTGTCCCTGAGCAACCCCACCGGCCACACCGTCACCGTACGGCTGCGCGGCTCCACGCCCGGCGCATGGCTGACGCTCGCCTCGACGGAGGTGAAGGTTCCGCCGCGCACCCGGGCGAGTGTGCCGTTCACGGTGACCGTGCCGCGCGACGCCGCCCCCGGTGAGCGCTCCGGCTCGCTGCGCGCCACCGGCGGCCGGGGGAGCGGCGCGGGCGGCCGGGGCGCCGTACCGGTCCATCTGCGGGTGACCGGGGCGGCGTTGTCCGCACTGAGCGTCGAGAACGTGTCGGTGGGCGGACGGGGTGGGCCGGGCGGACGGGGAGAGCGGGGCGGTGCGGCGGTCATCCGGTACACGCTGGTCAACCGCGGCAACACGGTGCTCACCCCGCGGCTGGCGGTGCATGCCGACGGGCTCTTCGGCCCCGTGCTGCGGCGGGCCACCCGCACTCTGCCGGTCGCGCTGCGGCCCGGCCAGAGCGTCGATCTGACGGAGAAATGGGCTGACCCGCCCGGTCTGGACGCGGCGGACGTACGGCTCGTGGTGACGGCGGGCGGCGGCGCCCACGGGTCCGCCACCGCGACGTATACCGCGGTCCCCTGGGGTGTGGTGGCCGGGCCGGCCGTCCTCCTGGCGGCGGGCGGGGGCGGTCTGGTGGTCCTGCGCCGACGGCGTCGCGGCACGGGCGCGGGCGGTGTACGGGGCACGAAGAGCGCGCCGGAGACGGCCGGGGACGCGCGGCCGTCCGAGGGCGGAAGGACGGACGCGGCGGGGCAGTTGGCGAGTACCGGACCGGGAGCGCGATCGTGA
- a CDS encoding peptide MFS transporter, with protein MASSLTKDAAQQGNPVDGGKTFFGHPRGLATLFMTEMWERYSFYGMKALLPLYLIAPGGMHMQATTATAIYSVYMAMVYLLAMPGGWVADRFWGPRKTVAIGALVVIAGHITLALPSAASFFAGLVLVAIGSGLLKANISTMVGHLYDGPQDPRRDGGFTLFYIGINIGALLAPLSIGTVGESVNWHLGFTLAAVGMALGLAQFLLGSRHLSPESSVVAQPATDQEKASTLRKGLIWLAVAAVFYTLLGVTGNFADWALMPITIAGLVIPIAVLVRMKRDKELTELEQSKLSGYMWFFAVAAVFWMIYDQNGSTLSIFGANSTTNDLLGFHFPTSWYQSLNPLFIMALAPVVASAWLWLNRRDKEPSTAVKFASSLALIGISFAVFLIPLIDTAAHGGKVSPMWLVAIYFIQTVSELCLSPVGLSVTTKMAPAKYTSQMMGVWFLAVTAGDSVSGLLTSPQLNVNLNTAASVTVEAVFAVIAGLGIWTSRKRIKELMGSVN; from the coding sequence ATGGCGTCCAGCCTGACGAAGGACGCGGCCCAGCAGGGGAACCCTGTGGATGGCGGCAAGACCTTCTTCGGCCACCCCCGCGGTCTGGCCACGCTCTTCATGACCGAGATGTGGGAGCGCTACAGCTTCTACGGCATGAAGGCCCTACTCCCGCTGTACCTGATCGCGCCCGGCGGCATGCACATGCAGGCCACCACGGCCACGGCGATCTACTCGGTGTACATGGCGATGGTCTACCTGCTCGCCATGCCGGGCGGCTGGGTGGCCGACCGCTTCTGGGGACCGCGCAAGACGGTCGCCATCGGTGCCCTCGTCGTCATCGCGGGCCACATCACGCTCGCCCTGCCCTCCGCGGCGTCCTTCTTCGCGGGTCTGGTGCTGGTCGCGATCGGCTCCGGCCTGCTGAAGGCGAACATCTCCACGATGGTCGGCCACCTCTATGACGGCCCGCAAGACCCGCGCCGTGACGGTGGCTTCACGCTCTTCTACATCGGCATCAACATCGGTGCCCTGCTGGCCCCGCTGTCCATCGGCACCGTCGGCGAGAGCGTCAACTGGCACCTCGGCTTCACGCTCGCCGCCGTCGGCATGGCGCTCGGCCTCGCCCAGTTCCTGCTCGGCAGCCGCCACTTGAGCCCGGAGAGCAGCGTCGTCGCCCAGCCGGCGACGGACCAGGAGAAGGCGTCCACGCTGCGCAAGGGCCTGATCTGGCTGGCCGTCGCGGCCGTCTTCTACACCCTGCTCGGCGTGACCGGGAACTTCGCCGACTGGGCGCTGATGCCGATCACCATCGCCGGTCTGGTCATCCCGATCGCGGTCCTGGTCCGCATGAAGCGCGACAAGGAGCTCACGGAGCTGGAGCAGTCCAAGCTCTCGGGCTACATGTGGTTCTTCGCGGTCGCCGCCGTCTTCTGGATGATCTACGACCAGAACGGCTCCACCCTGTCGATCTTCGGCGCCAACTCCACGACGAACGACCTGCTGGGATTCCACTTCCCGACGTCCTGGTACCAGTCGCTCAACCCGCTCTTCATCATGGCGCTCGCCCCGGTGGTCGCGTCGGCGTGGCTGTGGCTGAACCGGCGGGACAAGGAGCCCAGCACCGCCGTCAAGTTCGCCTCCAGCCTCGCGCTGATCGGCATCTCGTTCGCGGTCTTCCTCATCCCGCTGATCGACACCGCCGCCCATGGCGGCAAGGTCAGCCCGATGTGGCTGGTGGCGATCTACTTCATCCAGACCGTCAGCGAGCTGTGCCTCTCGCCGGTCGGACTGTCGGTCACCACGAAGATGGCGCCCGCCAAGTACACCTCCCAGATGATGGGTGTCTGGTTCCTCGCGGTCACCGCGGGCGACTCGGTGTCCGGGCTGCTGACGTCGCCGCAGCTGAACGTCAATCTGAACACCGCCGCCTCGGTCACCGTGGAGGCCGTGTTCGCCGTCATCGCCGGCCTCGGCATCTGGACGTCCCGCAAGCGGATCAAGGAGCTGATGGGCAGCGTCAACTGA
- a CDS encoding response regulator transcription factor, whose translation MTRVLLAEDDASISEPLARALRREGYEVEVREDGPTALDAGLQGNIDLVVLDLGLPGMDGLEVARRLRNEGHSFPILVLTARADEVDTVVGLDAGADDYVTKPFRLAELLARVRALLRRGSSAEPQQPPATHGVRIDVESHRAWMGDEELQLTAKEFDLLRVLVRDAGRVVTRDQLMREVWDTTWWSSTKTLDMHISWLRKKLGDDAANPRYIATVRGVGFRFEKS comes from the coding sequence ATGACCCGTGTACTGCTCGCCGAGGATGACGCGTCCATCTCGGAGCCGCTCGCCCGCGCACTGCGCCGCGAGGGTTACGAAGTCGAGGTGCGCGAGGACGGCCCGACCGCGCTCGACGCCGGTCTCCAGGGCAATATCGACCTCGTCGTCCTGGACCTGGGGCTGCCCGGCATGGACGGCCTGGAGGTCGCCCGCCGGCTGCGCAACGAAGGCCATTCCTTCCCCATCCTGGTGCTGACCGCCCGCGCCGACGAGGTGGACACCGTCGTCGGCCTGGACGCCGGCGCCGACGACTACGTCACCAAGCCCTTCCGGCTCGCCGAACTCCTCGCCCGGGTACGGGCCCTGCTGCGCCGCGGCTCCTCCGCCGAGCCCCAGCAGCCGCCCGCCACCCACGGCGTCCGCATCGACGTCGAGTCGCACCGTGCGTGGATGGGTGACGAGGAACTGCAGCTCACGGCGAAGGAGTTCGACCTGCTGCGGGTCCTGGTGCGGGACGCGGGCCGGGTTGTCACCCGCGACCAGCTGATGCGCGAGGTCTGGGACACCACCTGGTGGTCCTCCACGAAGACGCTCGACATGCACATCTCCTGGCTGCGCAAGAAGCTCGGGGACGACGCCGCCAATCCCCGCTACATCGCCACCGTCCGCGGAGTCGGCTTCCGCTTCGAGAAGAGCTAG